ACACTCATGTTGTGATTAGGAGAACAAGAAACAAGGTTTGCAATCTTATTATTGGGCGTACCTTGAAGAGGGAAGCCTCTAAATTTTTCATGCATCTCTTTCAATCCAATGATCCTTGCCATCTCATGGTCTTACCCTTGCACGGATCCCAATATTGGCCATTAGcttcaaaatattcttcttcaATCGGTTAGGGCCTAGGGGGACATTTTTTCCACGGATTCTTACAAAGCTCTCATTCCACCTTTCTTGGACAAATTTATTGGTGCTCTTCAAAGCAGAATTATTCTTAAGAGGTGTACTGCAGTTAATGCTATTACTGCCTAAGAGATTGTGCATCATATGAATAAAAAGAAAGGCAAGAAAAGAGAGATTGTGCATCATATGAATAGAAAGAAAGGCAAGAAATGATGTTTGTTATTCACGATTGACTTTGAGAAAACGTATGACCCGGTGGACTAGCAATTTCCTAAAATCACTAGATGAAGATTTTGGTTTCCCAACTAGGATTATTGATCTTATCATGTGCTGCATTACCTCTTCCATTCTCGCGCTTAACTGGAACGGGGAAAACATGATAACACTGAACCTAAACAAGGTTTCAGGCAAGGAGCTCATTTCACCACCTATAAACACTAACTTTGTAAAATTATCCTTATAATTACTAAACTTCTTTGTACTCTTTCTATCCATCCTCACAATAATGagaaatatatttttcatatgtaaaatagatatttttgtaCAAAAAGTGCATCTCAAAGAAAAAGGGACAAACAAATCTCACAAAAACTCTCTGATTCAATAATGTTTCTAATCAATATGCAGCAGAGCATAAAAGGATCAAAATGGTAGGAAAAACATGGATTCTTTATCTAAGGACTTCTAGCAAAAGAAAATAAACCAGAATTCCATTTTCTCCTATTCAGTATACAAAATTTGAGCAACAAAACATTGGTTATGCATTTGGGGGGAAAAAAAGAGTCATACTCAGTTCATTTCTTCATACAGACCTCAGAAAACACAACCCAttgatttgttttcattctttatGAACATAACTGTAGAGAACATGTCCCCAAGCATTTAAAACCACTGCAAAATGAGTTCAATTAAAAATCCAAATAGTGTTCGACATGTTGGTGCTGCATAAGTGTCCGACACTAACACATGTTGAACACCGAACGCCCACCCTTTAATAAGAAATTTCGACgctacatacatttcaaatcaaacCCCCTATTTCAACATTATCCAAACAGAAGGAATCTTACAATACATAAACTAAAATTCTTGATTGAAAATGAACAAAATTGTCAAAATACACCAGAAAAAACACAATGACAACAAGGGCATAACCAGAACAATAACAAATTAGGATTAAACCTGCAAACATATATTaaacatttttcaattttttcatctTGGAAGGTGGCCAATTACCCTTCTTCCTCAACCTCCTCTTTTGAACAAGCCTCTTTCTCCTCAACCTtttcttcttggcaagcttcatCCTCGCCTTCTGCTCTTCCCTCTCCTTCAATTTTGATTCTAATGGAAGCTTATCTACAGAAACAACACCACTCTCTTTCTTGCTCTCACTTCCTTCTACTGCATCTGCAACACTAGCATCATCATCACCAGCAGCAGCCGATGcaataaaaattgcattttttctcGGATTCACAACAATGGGTGTCGAGATTCGAACTCCCTTCAAACAGTTGGTGGGCACACCAATTTGTACTCTAGAAACTGATATACAATAATTTCGAGAAAATTAAGATTACAGAAACAACAAAAACAGTAATAATAACAACATGGGAATGTATTTTAGAGAAATTAAGGAGAAGAGAGTGAAGAATACTTACTAGGGCTTGCTGTGGGATGAGgggaaatggaggaagaagaagaagaaagaggggtGAGTGTGAAGGAATTGAAGCACAGAAGTGCCAtagtgtttgttttttttttcttcttttttctttcaaatgaaGAATTGGTTTATATGATGTTATGTTAAGGATAAGAAGGGCACATTACTTGTGTCTTCTTCCATCCCCACCACTTACTACCACTGTCGCTTTTGAAATAATATTAGCCATaacaaatttttgaaatttattgttGGGGTTAAATATTTAGAGTATTAGAACATTGAGaccaaaattgtttgaaaaatatgTTTTTGGGAAAGTGAAATTTATTGTTCATCAATGTATTATCTTGGCTTTATTTTGCAACTTAGGAGGGCAAGAAGTGAGTAAtgaaaaaattagtattttttactttattaatattaatagaaaGTTTCGTGACAGTCTTATTCGGATGTCTGGCTTTAGGGAGATTAAATTTCTTAAAAGTATTTGGGGGATTCCTTTGATAATGAGAGCTCCTAGCTTTAGGGAGATTAAATTTCTTAAAAGTATTTGGGGGATTCCTTTGATAATGAGAGCTCCTAGAAAGAAAGATTTTGACTGCGTAATTGATCAAGTCAATGCGAAGCTTATGCATTGGAAAGTTAATCAGTTATCCTTTGGTAGGAGGGTAATTTTAGCAAAGAGTGTGTTGGAAGCCATTCTAATATATCTTATAATGACAAGCATAATTCCTAAGGGATGTATTtatgaaattcaaaaaaaattaacgcGTGTTTATATGAGGAGATACTGATAATAAGAGGAGATATCATGATGTTGGACGGGACGCGGTAACTGAGCCTAGGAAGCTTGGTGGCTTAGGGTTGAGAAACTTGCAAGTGATGAATAAAGCATGTATTTTAAAGCTATGGAGTAAAATTCTAACAGGGTCGAATGAGGTTTGGAGGGAGGTGTTGCTTGGTAAGTACAAAAGAGTGACTGATGTAGATGACTTTGTTGCTAAGGCGATGGATTCACATCTTTGGAAATCAATTATTAATCTCTAGTCACATTTAAATGATCATACATGGTGGATAGTTGGTGATGAGATAAGTATTGATGTTTGTAATGATGATTGGATTAAAGAAGGGGTGCAGTTAGTGAATTGTAACATTCAAATTTCGGATAGGAAGAGAAATGCTAAGTTGATTGAGTTGGTTACTAGGATGGCTTGTGGAAATGAAAGCTTCTACTTTCGTGGATACCAACTAATATCATTACGTAGATTGCAGCGATTCCACCTCCAAATGATAGAAATGGTGCTTGTGTGCAAATTTGTAAAGAGAATGCTTTGAGGGGGTTTTCTATCTCGGATATGTATCATGCATTGGGAGATTACGTGAAAGATAATATTGATGGCATTTGGCAGAAAATTTGGAAGTTGGAGGTCACAGAGTGAACGAGAGCCTTTATCTGGCTTTTTAATCACGACAGGTCATTGCCAAATGATAGGAAGAATATGATGGGGCTCGAATCCAATTGTTGTGAATATTGTCAAGATTGTCTTGAGACAATTCTTCATGTGCTACGAGATTGTTCTCTCATCCGACCTTTATGATGAATGCAGTTTCGTTCAGTCAAAGGATACAAATTTTTTACGTGCAATTTGAAGGAATGGTTTAATACGAATATTAACTATAACATTGGAAGGAATTCTTCTGAAGGTTGGAGAGTAGTTTTTTGGCTATGGCTTGTCACCTTGCTAGGGAGTGGAGGAGTAAGGGAAAGCATGAGGGAAACTTTCTCCGGCCTATTAATCAAACTGTTTTTGTTAAGAACAGGATGTATAGATTTAGATTATCTAATATTATTATGCAAACTCTGACCAaccaaacaaacaaataaacattaGAAGCAACAATGTATCGACAGTGTTCACATGTACTTATCACATACAGAGGAACACACATCAACATATAGCCTGGCCGGACGaaccaacctgctctgataccacttatgTAACACCATAAACTCTGATACTTATATATAAAGGATTACTCGACAACTTAAGGTGTCACCACCGACAACCCTTCAACAAAACATGGACACTTGGAAAACATGCAACGAAAAAGTAAACAACATTCAACGCCTGTCATCGCATGTTCACCTTCACTTAGGATATCATCGCAGCAAAATTTCATCACTAAGCATGCATCACATTAATATAGTTCTAGTAAATTTACTTTACTTAAATTAAAACAGTTATGGCATAAGCCTCCAcgatcaaaaaaattcaaaatattgagAGTATATCATCCAACTctccattaataaaatataatgataaataaaCAACGGTTGCCCGTCCAGTGTTACAGATTAGAgcaacaaaaaatcaaaaaatgcatataaataaaaaagaaaagaataacctCAACGCCATCCACCAACTCTAAGCAGCTACTCATCTACCTGCTTATCTATACCCCAAAGAGGAGCACATACCATGATAACAACAAAAGGGCGAGAATTTGCATCAATAAGATAAACAACATAAGCTgcaagtaggggtggaaataagTCAGgacggcctacaggggcctaagGCCTAGCCTACATAAGGTCAGGCCAGGCCAGACTTATTTAACAgaaaggtcaggcttaggcttttttaaaagcctatttaataaaatatgtcaggtttaggctattaaaaaagcctatgaaacGTTATAGGTCGGcttatattttcatgtatattaaaaataggtTAAATAGATCGGCCTATATTTGCATGTATATTAGAAAAAGACTTAATAGGCCTAtataatatggattaattgaaaatcataatgaaaaataggcttttaaataggctttcaggtcaaGCCAAGCTTTTAAAAAGGCTATGTCGGGCCAAAAAAGAGAGCCTATTATAAGTCACAGGTCAgactagggatgtcaacttgcctctgTTAGCGGGGATCCCCGTGGGGATTCCCCGTTTGGGGGCCAAAGACGGGAAATTTTTCCTCTGCagggatggggaacaaagtctcccgTCCCGTGGAGTCTCAGCCCcgcctaaaatagcataatgtccttaatttatatctaattttaaattattgtgtAGGTTTATTTGTCTTCATAtgattaatcttatacacaaatgtaaaatatatatgtattgttaatAAAAGAGTGAaatctaaatgattatttcaatttttattagTTTGTAGATTTTGGTGATCAtaacactcaatattatagattgaATATTgtcaaaacaatatatttatcataaaggaataatttctaaatttcttgtggttagtttttgaagtttttactattaatttggtttaaaataaaaaataaataaaatcatgtttatggatctccgcatgaaccttggggatccgcggggacggggatgggggacaaaatcccCCCGTAGCGGGAATCCGAAGCGGGGATGTGGAATAGATTCGAGGGCGtggattgtgatgggaatgtatcccctgcccccgccccattgacatccctaggtCAGGCTCAGA
The Vicia villosa cultivar HV-30 ecotype Madison, WI linkage group LG6, Vvil1.0, whole genome shotgun sequence genome window above contains:
- the LOC131609979 gene encoding large ribosomal subunit protein cL37-like, with protein sequence MALLCFNSFTLTPLSSSSSSISPHPTASPISRVQIGVPTNCLKGVRISTPIVVNPRKNAIFIASAAAGDDDASVADAVEGSESKKESGVVSVDKLPLESKLKEREEQKARMKLAKKKRLRRKRLVQKRRLRKKGNWPPSKMKKLKNV